The following are encoded together in the Actinoplanes sp. N902-109 genome:
- a CDS encoding M6 family metalloprotease domain-containing protein yields the protein MTWSDYRPVPGTDWADPAVRGSQRTFNGALVLVDYPDQSFVVTRPAGSTIYGNPAGVQNLDRSAVPAFYRDFLNKPGALNRGHTIHEYWMEDSNGRFGIQLSSFGVYQMPAASYEYGIEDSMQRGLGCPAGAECGRDLRTDARAAWVAAVGADVAASYDFVFFLSAGQDESSTWQEFGQMKFAGPEAVSDEFGPPDPALPNGNATRYVDWTSWAASANIWPNATRGSSLQAESSGMSTYAHEFSHILGVGDNYNNPYSIPARRDYSGPWEMLSRGTFNGPGGPHSRWLIPATAGASMGAQHMLRNKMKLGIVDDDAVLKLSRAGLTRSGVVLARVTAREAGDGGGINVTLDGGDRSPACDPATDPLCDGGGYDNYTLEVVDRMGFDSFTPDSGVLLARTKDADDAPFIWTVDANPQDIDKVDFVLPDGTPQKMTIGDYRQLSDALFHAGTGSGSEFEYQDTANRLHFYVLDRKRDRDGILSYEVAVRSLDGAGPARRGVTARPAVARTDPSGWARCRIPVRNTGRAADVFRIAAAGARLPQAVVGLPARAGSTVEVYVQQQSRTAVTITSESDPSATTTTSCTVRR from the coding sequence ATGACCTGGTCGGACTACCGGCCGGTGCCGGGCACCGACTGGGCCGACCCGGCGGTGCGGGGGTCGCAGCGCACCTTCAACGGTGCCCTGGTGCTGGTCGACTATCCGGACCAGTCGTTCGTGGTCACCCGGCCGGCCGGCTCCACGATCTACGGCAACCCCGCGGGCGTGCAGAACCTCGACCGCTCGGCGGTGCCCGCCTTCTACCGCGACTTCCTCAACAAGCCCGGCGCGCTGAACCGCGGGCACACCATCCACGAGTACTGGATGGAGGACTCCAACGGGCGGTTCGGGATCCAGCTGAGCTCGTTCGGGGTCTACCAGATGCCCGCCGCGAGCTACGAGTACGGCATCGAGGACTCCATGCAGCGCGGCCTGGGCTGCCCGGCCGGCGCCGAGTGCGGCCGGGACCTGCGCACCGATGCCCGTGCCGCCTGGGTCGCCGCGGTGGGCGCGGACGTGGCGGCCTCGTACGACTTCGTGTTCTTCCTCTCCGCCGGTCAGGACGAGTCGTCCACCTGGCAGGAGTTCGGGCAGATGAAGTTCGCCGGCCCGGAGGCGGTCAGCGACGAGTTCGGGCCACCCGACCCGGCACTGCCCAACGGGAACGCCACCCGCTACGTCGACTGGACCTCATGGGCGGCCTCGGCGAACATCTGGCCCAACGCCACCCGGGGCAGCTCGCTGCAGGCGGAGAGCTCGGGCATGTCGACCTACGCCCACGAGTTCAGCCACATCCTCGGCGTCGGCGACAACTACAACAATCCCTACTCGATCCCGGCCCGGCGCGACTACAGCGGACCGTGGGAGATGCTCAGCCGCGGCACGTTCAACGGGCCCGGTGGCCCGCACAGCCGCTGGCTGATCCCGGCCACCGCGGGGGCCTCGATGGGCGCGCAGCACATGCTGCGCAACAAGATGAAGCTCGGCATCGTCGACGACGACGCCGTGCTCAAGCTGTCGCGCGCCGGCCTGACCCGCTCCGGTGTCGTACTGGCCCGGGTCACGGCGCGCGAGGCCGGCGACGGCGGCGGCATCAACGTCACCCTGGACGGCGGTGACCGCAGCCCCGCCTGCGACCCGGCCACCGACCCGCTGTGCGACGGCGGCGGCTACGACAACTACACCCTCGAAGTGGTCGACCGGATGGGTTTCGACTCGTTCACCCCGGACTCCGGCGTGCTGCTGGCCCGGACCAAGGACGCGGACGACGCGCCGTTCATCTGGACCGTCGACGCCAACCCGCAGGACATCGACAAGGTGGACTTCGTGCTGCCGGACGGGACGCCGCAGAAGATGACGATCGGCGACTACCGCCAGCTGTCCGATGCGTTGTTCCACGCCGGCACCGGGTCGGGCAGCGAGTTCGAGTACCAGGACACCGCCAACCGCCTGCACTTCTATGTCCTGGACCGGAAACGCGACCGCGACGGCATCCTGTCGTACGAGGTGGCGGTGCGCTCGCTCGACGGCGCCGGCCCGGCCCGGCGCGGTGTCACAGCGCGGCCCGCCGTGGCCCGCACGGATCCCTCGGGGTGGGCTCGATGCCGCATCCCGGTCCGCAACACCGGCCGCGCCGCCGACGTGTTCCGCATCGCCGCGGCGGGTGCCCGGCTGCCGCAGGCGGTGGTCGGCCTGCCCGCCCGCGCCGGCTCCACCGTGGAGGTGTACGTCCAGCAGCAGAGCCGGACCGCGGTCACCATCACCTCGGAGAGCGATCCTTCGGCGACCACGACCACCTCCTGCACCGTGCGGCGGTGA
- a CDS encoding alpha/beta fold hydrolase has translation MTDKPTVVLVHGAFADAASFAAVVPLLLDAGHKVVVPAVPNRSLLGDSAYIASVVRAIDGPVVLAGHSYGGAVITVAGAEENVAALVYLAGYALAEGESLGELQGGFPDSDLAAALVYTPFPVPGGEDGTDVSVDVGKFPAIFAHDVDPAVTRVLAVSQRPLAALAFAEAAPVAAWRTKPAWGIVCSADHTINPDVERFGYQRAGVKTVELDSSHLVMLSHPRQVADLIGEAVAAVTG, from the coding sequence ATGACCGACAAGCCAACCGTCGTCCTGGTGCACGGGGCGTTCGCCGACGCAGCGAGCTTCGCCGCCGTCGTCCCACTGCTGCTGGACGCCGGTCACAAGGTGGTCGTCCCGGCGGTGCCCAACCGCAGTCTGCTCGGGGACTCGGCCTACATCGCCTCGGTGGTGCGGGCGATCGACGGGCCGGTGGTGCTCGCCGGTCACTCGTACGGCGGCGCGGTGATCACCGTGGCGGGCGCCGAGGAGAACGTGGCGGCCCTGGTCTACCTCGCCGGCTACGCGCTGGCGGAGGGTGAGAGCCTGGGCGAGCTGCAGGGCGGCTTCCCCGACTCCGACCTGGCTGCCGCGCTGGTCTACACCCCGTTCCCGGTGCCGGGCGGCGAGGACGGCACCGATGTGAGCGTCGACGTCGGGAAGTTCCCGGCGATCTTCGCTCATGACGTCGACCCGGCCGTGACCCGGGTGCTGGCCGTGTCGCAGCGCCCGCTGGCCGCGCTGGCCTTCGCCGAGGCGGCCCCGGTGGCGGCCTGGCGCACCAAGCCCGCCTGGGGCATCGTGTGCAGCGCCGACCACACGATCAACCCGGACGTGGAGCGGTTCGGCTACCAGCGGGCCGGTGTCAAGACCGTCGAGCTCGACTCGTCGCACCTGGTGATGCTGTCGCACCCGCGGCAGGTCGCCGACCTGATCGGCGAGGCGGTGGCCGCGGTCACCGGGTAG